From a region of the Alosa sapidissima isolate fAloSap1 chromosome 9, fAloSap1.pri, whole genome shotgun sequence genome:
- the vasna gene encoding vasorin a, with product MWFFCAPPGRPLLLLPLLSLLPWLRLTSACPESCSCLPGNSIMCSERQSSVMPDAIPASTKHLYVFENGISTLSEDNFAGLGALELLDLSQNQLVDLPDGVFGQLSSLRNLDLSSNQIVHISEHSFSGLVTLERLYLYSNRIQSIHPAAFEGLEQLLELKLQKNALTILPPIRLPRLLLLDVSRNRIPPPSAADLQTPNLESLQMADLGLTNLDEELMSSLTNLHVLDLSHNQLTAMPPALRSVRGLIRLSLASNQLGQLAKEDFENLVALQGLDLSNLNLQGFPEGFFQLFPRLNQLTVAGNPFNCLCPLAWFPAWVRGQSVELSRPEETRCHFPPSNSGKVLAALEHRDFGCPVTTTTVQTRAPVVSSTLAAPLSPTGRTGTTTPAPPSVVHSPSPPDAANGVQDPAASPSSDDGPHKELMCPSNICLNGGTCKFNQQGQVECLCPSDTTGLYCENLDESPFVPSFREAAVVTVAATPEPDISSRHVTSTSIHLDLSRYIKTRPHIRGIRLTYRNLSGPDQRPMALTIPATYPEYTLRGLRPNCTYSVCASAMGEPDAGSSCTEARTTGAPVASPVEPHIEGPVASSLVLALAGLALVMVVTAVVAVLVFLRRRKRSKAAHVELDADEPTPLELEGVKACLENGALPQKQPEIAPCPPQTPNGVEYEALLMQGQGNANNNVASLKPSYF from the coding sequence atGTGGTTCTTCTGCGCTCCTCCTGGCCgaccactcctcctcctccccctgctcTCCCTCCTGCCGTGGCTCCGGCTGACCAGTGCCTGCCCAGAGAGCTGCTCCTGCTTGCCGGGGAACAGCATCATGTGCTCGGAGCGGCAGTCCAGCGTCATGCCTGACGCCATCCCCGCCTCCACCAAGCACCTCTACGTCTTCGAGAATGGCATCAGCACGCTGTCCGAAGACAACTTCGCAGGGCTGGGTGCGCTCGAGCTGCTGGACTTGAGCCAGAACCAGCTGGTGGACCTCCCCGACGGCGTGTTCGGGCAGCTCTCATCCCTCCGCAACTTGGACCTGTCCTCCAACCAGATCGTGCACATCTCCGAGCACAGCTTCTCGGGCCTGGTGACCCTGGAGCGGCTCTACCTCTACAGCAACCGCATCCAGAGCATCCACCCGGCCGCCTTCGAGGGCCTGGAGCAGCTGCTGGAGCTGAAGCTGCAGAAGAACGCTCTGACCATCCTGCCGCCCATACGCCTGCCCAGGCTCCTGCTGCTGGACGTCAGCCGCAACCGCATCCCGCCGCCCAGCGCTGCCGACCTCCAGACGCCCAACCTGGAGTCGCTCCAGATGGCCGACCTCGGGCTCACCAACCTGGACGAGGAGCTCATGAGCTCCCTGACCAACCTCCACGTCCTGGACCTGTCCCATAACCAGCTGACCGCCATGCCCCCGGCGCTCAGGTCCGTCCGGGGGCTGATCCGCCTCAGCCTGGCCTCCAACCAGCTGGGCCAGCTGGCCAAGGAGGACTTTGAGAACCTGGTGGCCCTCCAGGGCCTGGACCTCAGCAACCTGAACCTGCAGGGCTTCCCCGAGGGCTTCTTCCAGCTCTTCCCCCGGCTCAACCAACTGACGGTGGCAGGGAACCCCTTCAACTGCCTGTGCCCGCTGGCCTGGTTCCCCGCCTGGGTGCGTGGCCAGAGCGTGGAGCTCAGCCGCCCTGAGGAGACCCGCTGTCACTTCCCACCCAGCAACTCGGGCAAGGTGCTGGCCGCCCTGGAGCACCGGGACTTCGGCTGCcccgtcaccaccaccaccgtgcAGACTCGCGCGCCCGTCGTTAGCAGCACCCTCGCCGCCCCTCTCTCCCCGACCGGGCGCACGGGCACCACCACCCCGGCCCCGCCGAGCGTCGTCCACTCCCCCTCACCACCGGACGCTGCCAATGGCGTCCAGGACCCTGCTGCGTCCCCCAGCAGCGACGACGGGCCTCACAAGGAGCTCATGTGCCCCTCCAACATCTGTCTGAACGGCGGCACCTGCAAGTTCAACCAGCAGGGCCAGGTGGAGTGTCTGTGCCCGTCTGACACCACGGGCCTCTACTGCGAGAACCTGGACGAGTCGCCGTTTGTCCCCTCGTTCCGGGAGGCCGCCGTGGTCACAGTGGCGGCCACCCCGGAGCCGGACATCAGCTCACGGCATGTGACCAGCACGTCCATCCACCTGGACCTGTCCCGCTACATCAAAACACGGCCGCACATCCGCGGCATCCGGCTCACCTACCGCAACCTGTCGGGCCCCGACCAGCGGCCTATGGCCCTGACCATCCCGGCCACCTACCCTGAGTACACACTGCGGGGCCTGAGGCCCAACTGCACCTACTCGGTGTGCGCCAGTGCCATGGGCGAGCCTGACGCCGGCAGCTCCTGCACGGAGGCGAGGACGACGGGCGCGCCTGTGGCCTCGCCCGTGGAGCCGCACATCGAGGGCCCCGTGGCGTCCTCCCTCGTTCTGGCGCTGGCCGGCCTGGccttggtgatggtggtgacgGCCGTGGTGGCCGTGCTGGTCTTCCTCCGCCGGCGGAAGCGATCCAAGGCGGCTCACGTGGAGCTGGACGCCGACGAGCCCACGCCGCTGGAGCTGGAGGGGGTCAAGGCGTGCCTGGAGAACGGGGCGCTCCCGCAAAAGCAGCCGGAGATCGCTCCATGCCCCCCGCAGACACCCAACGGCGTGGAGTACGAGGCGCTGCTCATGCAGGGACAAGGCAACGCTAACAACAACGTGGCCAGCCTCAAACCCTCGTACTTCTGA